In Pseudoroseomonas cervicalis, the DNA window GGGCTGCGCCATGTCGGCTGCTACGCGCTGAGCGCGCCCGACGCGGCCGAGGCGCTGCTGGGCGCCGAGACCGGCGGCCTGGCCCCCGCCCAGGGCGCCACCCGCCTGGTGCAGGACGAGACCGGCGCGGTGGTCGAGCAGCCGACCCAGGCCGCCCGCCGCGCCGCCGAGCTGCATGGCGCCAGGGCCGCCGCCGCCCTGCTGGCCCCGGTGGCCGAGACGGCGCGGGAGGCGATGGACGCCGCCATCCGCCCCTATCTGCACGCGCCGAGCCCCCAGCCGCTCGCCCGGCCGCAGCCGGCCCGGCCGCTGCCGCCGCCGCGCCCGCTTCTGTCGGCCCGCGGCGCCGTCTGGCGCGTGGTGGTGGGCGGCCAGCGCGTGACTTTGCGCACCACCGAGACCCCGCAGGGCGCCCTGGCCGAGATCGCCCTCTCGCTGGGCAAGGAGGGCAGCACGCTGCGCGGGCTGCTCGATGGCTTCCTGCAATCGGTCAATATCGGCCTCGCACGCGGCCTGCCGCTGTCCGACTACATCACCGCCTTCGCCTATACCCGCTTCGGCCCCTCCGGCCCGGTCGAGGGCGATGGCGAGATCCTCTGCGCCACCTCGGTGCTGGACTGGGCCTTCCGCCGCCTGGCCATCGCCTATGATGGCGGGCAGGAGGCGCGCCGCCTCTGGCCCGACCCGACCATCGAGGAATGCGCCATCGAGGAGATCGGCACGCCGGGCGACCGTGGCCCGCTGCTGCCGCTCGACCTGCCGGTGCAGCCCTCCCCCGCCGCCCGCCGCCGCATCTTCCGCCTGGTCGGCTGAACCTCTCTCCCCGTTTCCGCTGAAGGAGCCTGCCTGATGGCCGGACGCATCGCCGCTCGCCTCGCCGAGCTCGGCATCACCCTGCCCACCCCGGCCGCGCCGGTCGCCAATTACGTGCCCTTCACACTGGTGTCGGACGGGCGGCTGGTCGTCATCTCCGGCCAGGTGCCGGTGCGCGACGGGGCCGTCGTCTACAAGGGCAAGGTCGGCGCCGATCTCGACATCGACACGGCCAAGGACGCGGCGCGGCTCTGCCTGATCAACGTGCTGGCGCAGCTGCAGGCGGCGGTGGGCGATCTCGACCGCGTCACCCGCGTGGCGCGCCTCGGCGGCTTCATCGCCGCGGGGCCGGACTTCACCCAGCACGCGCTGGTGATGAACGGCGCCTCCGACCTCGCGGTCGAGGTGTTCGGTGATGTGGGCCGCCACGCCCGCAGCACCATCGGCGTGCCCTCCCTGCCGATGGACGCCGCCGTCGAGGTCGAGGGGATGTTCGAGATCGGGGCGTGAGCGACGCCAGCGCGCCGCGCATCGAGATCTGCGGCCCGGATGATGCCGAGGCCCGCAAGGTGATCCTCGACGGCATCATGGACTACAACGCCTCGCAGGTGGGCGATCCGGGGATGTCCCCGCTGACCGTCGTGCTGCGCGATCCGGAGAGCGGCGCGCCGCTCGGCGGGCTGACCGGCA includes these proteins:
- a CDS encoding RidA family protein, whose translation is MAGRIAARLAELGITLPTPAAPVANYVPFTLVSDGRLVVISGQVPVRDGAVVYKGKVGADLDIDTAKDAARLCLINVLAQLQAAVGDLDRVTRVARLGGFIAAGPDFTQHALVMNGASDLAVEVFGDVGRHARSTIGVPSLPMDAAVEVEGMFEIGA